The following are encoded together in the Acipenser ruthenus unplaced genomic scaffold, fAciRut3.2 maternal haplotype, whole genome shotgun sequence genome:
- the LOC117410089 gene encoding neuronal pentraxin-1, with product MKKTSSGNPIPFPSRMSPLSRMLLLLLGFSSWILLDVSAEHGPPLPKFVCTPMPVDSEPGCSGNGRHSQPMTTGSSNALWGLTDDAKATILHLRETIVQQKETILDQRETIRELTAKLTLCEGFGTHSTGHHDEDDDDDDDEDSDSHHSNALGHSSRPHRLPEPHPLHGVPQPHHKETHGSKNTMGDPPKHAVSVDQMGRMLQSLKERIDNLQHSRNTSTSYSHSLRDLLQRRIAALEQQIQHRLHSGGEEEEEEEEEEGGDHHHHSEDEDDDHHNQHENDTAHGHHDDGHHDDGHHDNGHHDDGHHDNGHHDDGHHDDGHHHDDGHHDNGHHGNHVPHHRRGVKSRDNHGRASHGHKLDAVMSHLPHRNSDKAAASHKKVKSPDDFQIGFPMRTNYMYGRVKRTLLQEIFAMTLCLWLKSNSSPGVGTPFSYSVPGQANELVLIEWGNNPMELLVNDKAVTLPLSINDAKWHHVCVTWSTRDGLWESYQDGIKRGTGENLAAWHPIKAGGVFILGQEQDTLGGRFDATQAFVGEMSDVNMWSHVLTPNEIYNLATCGSHATGDVIAWTESSIELHGGVTKYPFDPCH from the exons ATGAAGAAAACAAGTTCTGGCAATCCCATACCGTTTCCATCCCGGATGTCTCCTCTCTCCCGGATGCTCCTTCTCCTCCTGGGCTTTTCCTCTTGGATCCTGCTGGACGTCTCTGCGGAACACGGGCCGCCGCTCCCCAAGTTCGTTTGCACCCCGATGCCTGTGGATTCCGAACCCGGTTGCTCTGGCAACGGCCGACACTCCCAACCCATGACCACCGGCAGCTCCAACGCCTTGTGGGGTCTAACGGACGACGCTAAAGCCACCATCCTACACCTGAGAGAAACCATCGTCCAGCAGAAGGAGACGATTCTGGACCAGAGAGAAACGATCCGTGAGCTCACGGCCAAGCTCACGCTCTGCGAAGGGTTTGGGACGCATTCTACAGGACACCATGACGAAgacgatgatgacgatgatgacgaAGACTCCGATTCCCATCACTCCAATGCTTTGGGACACTCTTCACGCCCCCACCGCCTCCCCGAGCCCCATCCTCTACATGGGGTGCCCCAGCCGCATCACAAGGAGACGCATGGCTCCAAGAACACCATGGGGGACCCCCCCAAGCACGCCGTGTCCGTGGATCAGATGGGCAGAATGCTGCAGTCACTCAAAGAGAGGATAGATAACCTGCAG CACTCCCGGAACACGTCCACCTCCTACTCTCACTCTCTGAGGGACCTGCTTCAGAGGAGGATCGCCGCTCTGGAGCAGCAGATCCAGCATCGACTGCACtcggggggagaggaggaggaggaggaggaggaggaggagggaggggatcaCCATCATCACAGCGAAGACGAGGACGATGACCACCACAATCAGCATGAGAACGACACTGCCCATGGGCACCACGATGATGGTCACCACGACGACGGACACCATGACAACGGGCACCACGACGACGGACACCATGACAACGGGCACCACGATGATGGTCACCACGACGACGGACACCACCACGACGACGGGCACCATGACAACGGGCACCATGGCAACCATGTCCCCCATCACAGGAGAGGAGTCAAGAGTCGAGACAACCACGGCCGCGCCAGCCACGGCCACAAGCTCGACGCTGTTATGAGTCATCTGCCTCATAGGAACTCCGACAAGG ccgCTGCTTCTCACAAGAAGGTGAAAAGCCCGGATGATTTTCAGATTGGGTTCCCCATGCGCACGAACTACATGTACGGCCGCGTGAAGCGCACACTCCTCCAAGAGATATTCGCCATGACGCTCTGCCTCTGGCTCAAGTCCAACTCGTCCCCTGGAGTGGGCACCCCCTTCTCCTACTCCGTCCCGGGACAGGCCAATGAGCTGGTGCTGATTGAGTGGGGGAACAACCCCATGGAGCTACTAGTCAATGACAAG GCGGTGACACTTCCCCTCTCCATTAACGATGCAAAGTGGCACCACGTGTGTGTGACCTGGTCCACGCGGGACGGGCTGTGGGAGTCGTACCAGGATGGCATTAAGAGGGGCACCGGAGAGAACCTGGCAGCGTGGCACCCCATCAAAGCTGGGGGTGTCTTTATACTGGGACAAGAGCAG GACACGCTTGGTGGTCGCTTCGATGCCACGCAAGCCTTCGTGGGAGAAATGTCCGACGTGAACATGTGGTCCCACGTCCTGACGCCCAATGAGATCTACAACCTGGCCACCTGCGGCAGCCACGCGACCGGCGACGTCATCGCGTGGACAGAGTCCTCCATCGAGCTCCACGGAGGCGTGACCAAGTACCCCTTCGACCCCTGCCACTAG